The nucleotide window CTCAGGATCAGGCTGATCGGGTGAAGGACGTCATCATGACCTGCGGTCTTCCGACCTCCATCCCCTCACATATTCCTACCGACTCCATTCTCGCGGCACTAGGCCGTGACAAGAAATTCGATGCGGGTGCCATCCGCTTCGTTCTGACCCCGAAACTCGGCTCAGCCTTGGTCAGCGACAAGGTGTCTCTTGACGATGTGACAGAGGCGATCGCTCGGATTACCACTTGAACTTTAATTAGCGCGATGAATCTTGAGGTTAAAGTTCGTAAGATAGGCAACTCCCTCGGGATCGTATTGCCCAAAGCAGCATTGTCTTTTCTTAATATTCAAGAGGGCGATCTCGTTACCTTGAACTACCAGCAAGATTGCATCCTACTCTCCTCGGCAAAAGCTGCCTCCACCAAAACAATGGAGGCCTTTAAATCCCTCAGCAGTCGCTATAAAAACACTCTGAGCAACTTGGCAAAAACGTAATCTTCAGCACTCAAGGTGCTTCCAGCTTTAAGAGCAACCATCTCTTCTCAGCCCAATCCACTTCTTCTGTAAATAAGGCTTGGCAGATCGGATGAAGAGTAAGGCGGCCAAGGGAAGCCGTAGTAGCCCTACGGCGACCGCGGGCCAACAGAGCTATTCGCCGATATCCCAAGCCTTAGCCCAAAGGGCTACCACTCGACGACTGTGCTCGCCCAAGTCAACCCCCCCCCAAACACCACCATCAGGATCTTATCACCCCGCTGGAAGCGGCCTGAGCGCGCTGCCTCATCGAGGGCGATGGCGAC belongs to Verrucomicrobiota bacterium and includes:
- a CDS encoding AbrB/MazE/SpoVT family DNA-binding domain-containing protein; translation: MNLEVKVRKIGNSLGIVLPKAALSFLNIQEGDLVTLNYQQDCILLSSAKAASTKTMEAFKSLSSRYKNTLSNLAKT